The genome window TGTTCTAAAACCTCTGGATCAGAATCCTTatacttctgtatttcatctttaAGTCGAGCCTCTTCTGTTTTAAGTGAGGCTATATTTTCCAGAATTGTGGTTCTTTCATCTGATTCTTCTCTACCAAGGTTTGCAGTTTCAACATTTTCTTTCACCTTCTTAAGTTTCTTGTTTGTTTCCTCAAGCTTATTGCTCAGGTCTGTCAATTTCCGTTTCCTTGAATGTTTTGCTTTActgaaaaggaataagaaacatttGTTAATCATAATGTCCACTTACTAAAATCAGCAATACGAATAAGAAATATTTCTCAAATTTTACCTGGGATATGCCCAAAAATAGATTGATGTGCCAATTTTATCTGTGTCAACTAAACCATCATCTACTAAACTCTGAACAACATCCTTGACTGATTGGGCAATGACACCTTTCTCTTTGGGTGCAATTTTTTCCAATTCCTGGAGACAGAAAACGTTACATCAAATTCACTATATACACAAAGACAATTCTCGACAAATCAGAACTTATACTTCAATTTGTAGGATCTCTCAGAGGAACTAAGCAGTGTACctttaactgaaaaaattctttcttCTCATAAAATATCTGCAGTACCCGCACTCGCTTCTCCTCAGCACTTACTCCTTTACGCTTTGACATGGTTTTGGTAGAAGAGTGTGTTTAGGACTATTGCCAAATTCACTAGGCACACATACTTTTTAAGCACTCCACTGGAAAAAAGGATGATTATTTCAACACGAAAATAAAGCTAATGACTACTTAAAGAGTGGACCAGTTTATTGATTTATCTAACTAGTATGACAATAGGTCTGCACCTGACTATTTCCTACAAATTGTGGATCTGGTACTTACTTGCTTGACTGGCTCCTCTAGCTGATGTAACAACATCACTTTCACCTAATAAGTAGCGTTGCTGCATCTATGAATTAAATGCAATTCATATAAAATCTGTGCGTTTTCCTGATTCAATAATTTGGATGCtcagaatgagtattttttcaCAAGCAGTGTTGTTACTGACAACTATCCAAGCATGTACCATGAACTGCCTCACACATTCAATTTTCCATTACCTGCAACTTCTTTCTGGATGTCACAATGATTATATCTGCTGGCAGAAAGGAAGTCATACTCAACTTTCATCTTATCTTTCTGTATTACGGTTTTAATAATGAAGGTGTAAATAAGGCCCATTTCCTACTAGAGATTGAAAACTAAACGTAAACACACCCAGGCTACCTAGGCCATTGATAATTAATCTAGTACACAGATTCAATCCAGATCTGACTCAATATTTGTCGCAAAAACTATACACATGCACGACAGACTCTAGATTTCACACATCTCTGTGAGACAGCACTGTGCATGTTTTTATTTATAGAAATATAACCATACTTACACAAAATAATGCCAGCTTCATCTTGTCGtataacacaaacagaaatagaacaaACCAAACTTCCTCCGTTTCtatcatttttaaaaatgtagGCCTAAATTGTGGCGACAGAATGATCTCTAGCATAACCCAAGGACTTGGTTAGATTGAAAGGTGACACTCTGGTTCTGAGTTGGTGAAGCAGTATTAGATAAAAATGTATATGGAATGGGCATGTATTTCACTGCAAGCTTTTCACTCTTTCTTCTTCTCCAACAATCTTTGTGTTCTGAAGTACCATGAATCTTTCTTGATGTCATCTATTAGGTggtaccttctatcctttcatctTTTGACAATTTTCAGTTCCTTCTGAAGCACCATTGCGCAGTTTGTTCTCACTAAATGTCTCAGCCTGTTTCTTTTCTTACTCTTGGCTATTCTTATTAACTGTGTATCTTCATTTACACTTTTTAATAGCTCCACAGTCCTCATTTTGCACCTCCAGTTGACACCTTCTATATTCAAGACACCAAAGTGTAGTAAGCACTGGTCTTTCCAGTTTCACACTGTCTATGATTGAGCACCACATAAGACAACATTCTATAAAAAACACACTGCAATCTTTTTCCACCAGAAATTTCCTTTTTCCTATAGGCCTACAGTTTTCTTTCACTACTGTCTGCAACTCATTTACGGATTTTGTAGTCATTGATAGAATACATCCAAACTGTACCAAGTAACAACATTCATTCCAAGACATTTTGTTTTCGTAATGtgtatacaagtttatatgccacctagctctgcagatgacgaagaaattgaagaaatgtatgatgaaataaaagaaattattcaggaagtgaagggagaagaaaatttaatagtgatgggtgactggaattcgagagtaggaaaagggagagaaggaaacatagtaggtgaatatggattggggctaagaaattaaagacgaagccgtctggtagaattttgcacagagcataacttaatcatagctaacacttggttcaagaatcataaaagaagtttgtatacattgaagaatcctggagatactaaaaggtatcagatagattatataatggtaagtcagagatttaggaaccgggctTTAAATTGTaggaatttccaggggcagatgtggactctgaccacgatctattggctatgaactgtagattaaaactcaagaaattgcaaaaaggtgggaatttaaggagatgggacctggataaactgactaaaccagagtttgtacagagtttcagggagagcataagggaacaattgacatgaatgggggaaagaagaatgggtagctttgagggatgaagtagtgaaggcagcagaggatcaagtaggtaaaaagacaagggctagtagaaatccttgggtaacagaagaaatattgaatttaattgatgaaaggagaaaatataaaaatgcagtaaatgaagcaggcagaaaggaatacaaacgtctcaaaaatgagatcgacaggaagtgcagaatggctaagcaggaatggctagaggacaaatgtaaggatgtagaggcttatctcacgaggggttaagatagatactgcctacaggaaaattaaagagacctttggagaaaagagagccacttgtatgaatatcaaaagctcagatggaaacccagttctaagcaaagaagggaaagcagaaaggtggaaggagtatatagagggtctatacaagggcgatgtacttgaggacaatattatggaaatggaagaggatgtagatgaaatggaagatatgatactgcgtgaagagcttcacagagcactgaaagacctaagtcgaaacaaggccctgggagtagacaacattccattagaactactgacagccttgggagagccagtcctgacaaaactctaccatctggtgagcaagaggtacgagacaggcgaaataccctcagacttcaagaagaatataataattccaatccctaagaaagcaggtgttgacagatgtgaaaattaccgaactatcagcttaataagtcacagctgcaaaatactaacgcgaattctttgcagacgaatggaaaaactggtagaagccgacctcggggaagatcagtttggattccgtagaaatgttggaacacgtgaggcaatactgaccttacgacttatcttagaagaaaggttaaggaaaggcaaacctatttttctagcatttgtggacttagagaaagcttttgacaatgttgactggaatactctctttcaaattctgaaggtggcaggggtaaaacacagggagcgaaaggctattaacaatttgtacagaaaccagatggcagttataagagtcgatggacatgaaagcgaagcagtggttgggaagggagtgagacagggttgtagcctctccccgatgttattcaatctgtatattgagcaagtagtaaaggaaacaaaagaaaaatttggagtaggtattaaaaaccagggagaagaaataaaaactttgaggtttgccgatgacattgtaattctgtcagagactgcaaaggagttggaagagcagttgaacggaatggacagtgtcttgaaaggaggatataagatgaacatcaacaaaagcgaaacgaggataatggaatgcagtcgaattaagtcaggtgatgctgagggaattagatcagcaaatgagacacttaaagtagtaaaggagttttgctatttggggagcaaaataactgtcgatggtcgaagaagagaggatataaaatgtagactggcaatggcaaggaaagcgtttctgaagaagagaaatttgttaacatcgagtattgatataagtgtcagaaagtcgtttctgaaagtatttgtatggagtgtagccacgtatggaagtgaaacatggacagtaaatagtttggacaagaagagaatagaagctttcgaaatgtggtgctacagaaggatgttgaagattagttgtatagatcacgtaactaatgaggaggtattgaataggattggggagaagagaagtttgtggcacaacttgactagaagaagggatcggttggtaggacatgttctgaggcatcacgggatcaccaatttagtattggagggcagcgtggagggtaaaaatcgtagagagagaccaagagatgaatacactaagcagattcagaaggatgtaggttgcagtaggtactgggagatgaaggagcttgcacaggatagagtagcatggagagctgcatcaaaccagtctcaggactgaagaccacaacaacaaacaacaacaatgtGTATACTATTGTATGAATGCGAAGGTTACAGATTAAGCACTATTTGATTTTCAATTTGTGGTGCCCTGATCACCAGTAAAAAGAAATATTGTGGTCATTAACCACATTTGGATTTATGTTGTAGAAGAGTAAGAATTTGAAAATCATACATAGCTACTTGTCCATGTAGAGATTTTTACAGTGATCTGCAGCTCTTTCATAATACTAAACTGTCAGATAATGCATAAGTTTTACCATTCCTCTACTTACTTTCGTGGTTATATCAATGCCTACCACCTCATCTGTACGGACTTGTACATCAATTTTATTCAGTCATGGGTTTTGGATCCGAGtgaacattttcttacaaatgggTTTTCAGATAAGAAAATAATAGTACATATTTGGAATCTGAATCTTCCAACACCTTTTCCACTTGCTAGGCAACATTCAAGGCATTTTCGACTGTATACTAACGACCAGATTCTACAGAATAGCTGGTAATTGTTCACATTCAAGATGTAACTGTTTATTTTGGGGTTGTCAGTAATAATAAAGGCCTATAATAATTAATCACCTTTTCGTTTATATAGAATCATCATATACTATCAGGCTACGCACGCATCGTATGGAGATGTTCTGTAAGTAATTACAGCAAATACCTTGAACTCGTTAGTATGTTTAAACGGATATTTTTGACTAATATTAAATACCTACTCCCGCCCGTGCACTTGCAGGAACTACTGCTACATGATTTAACAAAATAATATAAAACGAACAAAGGACTTCGTTTGCAATCAAATGAGGAAGTTCCGATACTTGCGAGACtgtataaaaatatgtaacaattaCCTTACTGATTTTATAAAGATGCATTTGCTGCGCAGTTCAAAACACTAACAGCACAATATTTGATACTTATTTTATACGCACATAAACAAATACCCAAGCTTCAAGCTGACCGCTAATCAGTGCAGCCAACAGTTCCACCTGTAAGTCTTGCATTCCCCGTCTACAGACAAATTTCTCGATGCGGAGAAGGCAAGACTTCAAATACACTTTTTCTAAAACCGCAAGAATAATCGGTAGACACTTTTTTGTACGTGGTACCCTACCTAGGGCAGTTCATCCGCAGGTTAGAGGCGTAAGCTACTACAATAAATAGTAAATTTTAAAGCCTTTCAGAAAACGTGCTATTTGCAGTTTTTTTAATTAGGTTTATAGGCCCTTACGTTTAACAATTTAGTCACTGCAAAGTACTGGTCTTTGTACACCAGCAAATATTATGGTTTTTTAGGTGGAACGGCCCATGCCAAGCACACATTTGTTGGCTTAAGAGGTCCATTCAAAACAATTCCGGAGCTGTgtccacaaattttttttaaaacttacattttatttcttgtgaatggtctctttcgaaatactctcctccacaattgatacatcgcTCACAATGCCGTatacacttccggaagcagtcttggtacgcttcTTACTGGAACGCGCAAAGcgctgtctgcgaattttcttttacctcgtctatcgttgcaaatcgtcGTCCTTTCAAATGGGTTTCCAACTTCGGAAATAAAATAAGTCCACAGGGGCCATCtcgggagagtatggaggatgagacagcacagtgatttcgttttttgtgcgatAGTCATACACCAACAGGGATGATTGTGCGGGTGAGTTATCGTGATCCAAGACACATGAATTATCTCGTCATATTTCAGGCCCTTTCTACTCACATTTTCCCGCAGGCGTCGccacacgtcccgatagtaccatcgataaaCAGTTTGtcgctgtggcacgaattcatgatgaattaattcttcaaagtcaaaggaaactatcagcatggctttgacatttgacctcacCTGACGATCTTTCTCTGGTCTTTGATTTCCCGATCCATCGTGAAGAtttaaccttggtctcaacatcacagacgtagacccacgtctcgtcaacagttatgattctcttaaggaccaTCTCGTTCTCAATTGCTCGACccagaagctcttcacagattgcgaagcGAAAGTCTTTGTGGCCTTGGCACATGAGCTGTGGGACGAACCTGGCGGCAAAACCATGAATTCTGAGACGTtgtatcaggatttcatgacatgattcaaatgaaatgttatgttcttctgcaatctctcggacaatcAGTCTTTGATTTTCACGCACAATTTCCTTGACGTTCTTGACATGAGCGTCGTCAGTAGATGTCGAagagcgtcctgaacgagggtcatctttatctTACGGAAATATGACGATTTAAAAAACGAGTGTAATGAAAACATACCGGCatttttcgtttcaaacaaaacttcTGCTCGTAGTAAACGAAATCTTTCTGACGGTATGAAATCGTCAGTAAATAGAGTGCAAAGAAAAACGGGTAATAAAGACACGACAGGACGAAATGTGAACTCAAAAAATAAGACAAGAGGAAGTGAATCTAGATCATCTGTGTGTTCTAACGAGAGAAATGTTTCTACAAAGTGTACTATAAAACCAATGGAATGAGGGCACCTGGAGAACAACAAATATCAAGTCTGTGTATTAGGTGATAGTCATGCAAAGGGTGTggcataaataataaatgataggcAGTCCCAATTTATAGTAACAGGCATTGTCAAACCTGGTGCTCCccttaatgaaatagtaaataattgtgaaaacttagttaagactggaacatgctgtgtactaataggtggagcaaatgacatatacaaaaatgaaagccaactagcgacaagggcacttcaaacaactctaaaaaagctgtcagatctaaatttaaaggttctcgttgtaagtgtgccacatagacatgatctaatcgaggaatcatgtgtaaacaaagaaataaagtcaacaaataataa of Schistocerca serialis cubense isolate TAMUIC-IGC-003099 chromosome 2, iqSchSeri2.2, whole genome shotgun sequence contains these proteins:
- the LOC126457382 gene encoding meiotic nuclear division protein 1 homolog encodes the protein MSKRKGVSAEEKRVRVLQIFYEKKEFFQLKELEKIAPKEKGVIAQSVKDVVQSLVDDGLVDTDKIGTSIYFWAYPSKAKHSRKRKLTDLSNKLEETNKKLKKVKENVETANLGREESDERTTILENIASLKTEEARLKDEIQKYKDSDPEVLEQMKQQIQVAKEAANRWTDNLFAIKSWCKNKFFIEGSVLDKQFGIDPEMDYLN